In Cherax quadricarinatus isolate ZL_2023a chromosome 15, ASM3850222v1, whole genome shotgun sequence, the following proteins share a genomic window:
- the LOC128692173 gene encoding uncharacterized protein, producing the protein MAGGSHHCKDCGLYFESARSLEVHLQYHKENLMNMWMGSEERGREGGAPAPSPVQGDLTPLGVSSSDGLVSSSVQSVNAGVSSSSFTVPSPMQYEYKMSPGLQSPQGGVVPQGPPSGHGLTVGFPQQSPGGFYGDFGQQHHHHQPQQPPQQFGGYQIGGFLNGGFDDGFYGRGASTAPRFHPYMGRSPAPTPSPGNPHTDIKEEMPSADTPEILDLDSQKVLGSSVPPQTQQQSGPLPPMWRPHEQFPSPGGLTMGGLSPMQTGYPGPPAPPQHIPGLGGGSSYLSSGGGMGGYHPQGMTSTPQAMSSPSSMFGAPPPSPRETAAPPSEFASNVKRPKSFKCEDCNKWFTSHGHLKRHYNTTLHKNMTKVSGNSANRSTPDHTRPPILSPGAKSIGEASNLSSQDEESNLSAADALETPPPPPMQQPPPSYNPPTSLSGYQPPGVPGPSQGLHPAAQFNQAPHFLGGEQPPTAPTLYHGHFSTNPTGFGSQPPTSMGGGPPFYPGSGSNNFGGYQTQGGHQGPGFHSMNDFPGPSLDGFSSFKLENDRVESGMSRSPEPAGGDTGSEASMDSSESGGTSSSVNAEGSFRCQDCSKLFNRMCYLTQHRTTYHEGEKPFKCGTCGKRFPDEVTFSDHQSKHAGDKPYKCEVCPKQFNHKTDLRRHMCLHTGEKPFTCEQCGKGFIRKDHMLKHFQTHRKKAMAAAGSVTPSHPPQGPPMNHGPPVFPGHHPGHRPGGPHGGMTHPGHGPPGHPGHPPHVVAPPVY; encoded by the coding sequence ATGGCGGGCGGGTCGCACCATTGTAAGGACTGCGGCTTGTACTTCGAGAGCGCGCGGTCCCTCGAAGTGCACCTTCAGTATCACAAGGAAAATCTCATGAACATGTGGATGGGCAGTGAAGAACGTGGGCGTGAGGGTGGTGCGCCGGCACCCTCACCTGTGCAGGGTGATCTGACGCCCTTGGGAGTGAGCAGCAGTGATGGGTTAGTGAGCAGTTCAGTGCAGAGTGTTAACGCGGGAGTGAGTTCGAGCTCCTTCACCGTGCCATCACCAATGCAATACGAGTACAAGATGTCCCCAGGCCTGCAGAGTCCACAGGGTGGAGTAGTGCCTCAGGGGCCGCCCTCGGGACACGGACTTACAGTGGGTTTTCCTCAGCAGTCGCCTGGTGGATTCTACGGGGACTTtggtcagcagcaccaccaccaccagccacaacaaccacctcaGCAGTTCGGTGGGTACCAGATAGGTGGTTTTCTCAACGGCGGCTTTGACGATGGTTTCTATGGGCGTGGGGCGAGCACAGCTCCGAGGTTTCACCCCTATATGGGTCGATCTCCGGCGCCGACGCCCTCGCCCGGCAACCCTCACACAGACATCAAGGAGGAGATGCCGTCAGCGGACACCCCGGAGATCCTCGACCTCGACTCTCAGAAGGTGTTGGGTAGCAGTGTGCCGcctcagacacagcagcagtctGGGCCACTGCCTCCCATGTGGCGACCTCACGAGCAGTTCCCTTCTCCGGGAGGCCTGACCATGGGTGGCCTTTCTCCCATGCAGACAGGCTACCCGGGGCCTCCCGCCCCGCCCCAGCACATCCCTGGACTAGGAGGTGGCAGCTCTTACCTCTCGAGTGGCGGAGGCATGGGTGGTTACCACCCACAGGGGATGACTAGCACCCCGCAGGCCATGAGCAGCCCCAGCAGCATGTTCGGGGCTCCGCCACCCTCTCCGCGAGAGACAGCAGCGCCTCCTTCAGAATTCGCTTCGAACGTCAAAAGACCGAAGAGCTTCAAGTGCGAAGACTGCAATAAGTGGTTCACGAGTCACGGCCACCTCAAGCGGCACTACAACACGACGCTACATAAGAACATGACCAAAGTAAGTGGAAACAGTGCCAATCGTTCCACGCCAGACCACACCAGGCCGCCCATACTCTCCCCGGGTGCCAAGAGCATCGGCGAAGCTTCCAATCTCTCCAGTCAAGACGAGGAGAGCAACTTGTCTGCGGCGGACGCCCTCGAGACTCCGCCACCCCCGCCCATGCAGCAACCTCCTCCATCCTACAACCCACCAACATCTCTGTCAGGGTACCAGCCTCCAGGGGTCCCGGGGCCCTCACAAGGGCTCCACCCTGCGGCACAGTTCAACCAGGCACCGCACTTTCTAGGTGGCGAACAACCCCCAACAGCACCTACGCTATACCACGGCCACTTCAGTACTAACCCGACGGGGTTTGGGAGCCAACCTCCAACTTCCATGGGAGGGGGCCCTCCTTTTTACCCGGGCAGCGGTAGCAACAATTTCGGTGGTTATCAGACGCAGGGGGGCCACCAGGGCCCGGGGTTTCATTCCATGAATGATTTCCCCGGGCCGAGCCTGGATGGCTTCAGTAGTTTCAAGCTTGAGAATGATCGTGTAGAGAGTGGCATGTCTCGCTCCCCGGAGCCAGCGGGAGGTGACACGGGCTCAGAGGCTTCCATGGACTCTAGCGAGTCCGGCGGCACCAGTAGCAGCGTCAACGCCGAAGGATCCTTCAGGTGTCAAGACTGCAGTAAACTGTTCAATCGCATGTGTTACCTGACGCAGCACCGCACCACCTACCACGAGGGCGAGAAACCTTTTAAGTGCGGCACTTGTGGCAAACGTTTCCCAGACGAAGTAACGTTCAGTGACCATCAGAGCAAGCATGCGGGGGATAAGCCCTACAAGTGTGAGGTTTGTCCCAAGCAGTTCAATCACAAGACCGACCTACGGCGTCACATGTGTCTCCACACAGGCGAGAAACCCTTCACATGTGAACAGTGCGGTAAAGGGTTCATCAGGAAGGACCACATGCTCAAGCACTTCCAGACACACCGCAAGAAAGCCATGGCAGCCGCTGGTTCTGTcaccccctcacaccctccccagGGGCCACCCATGAACCATGGCCCTCCAGTCTTCCCAGGCCACCACCCAGGCCACCGCCCAGGTGGTCCACACGGAGGTATGACACACCCGGGCCACGGCCCTCCTGGCCATCCCGGCCACCCTCCACACGTGGTGGCCCCTCCAGTTTACTGA